One segment of Arcanobacterium haemolyticum DSM 20595 DNA contains the following:
- a CDS encoding potassium channel family protein, whose translation MGCGRVGSTLAVSLEKRGHSVAIIDSNADSFRRLPPDFNGQQVTGLGFDRDSLRQAGIEDAHGFAATSSGDNSNIIAARVVRDTFGVKNVVARIYDPERAGVFNRLGIDTVTPVTWSADQMMRELIAHGPHVEYADSQYGVTLIWVDIDESWYGMEVADIQRITDSRVAYIGRNGDALFPQPHTVLQDGDDLWLLVAQQRAHAVQRIMNHHVQEEHR comes from the coding sequence ATGGGGTGCGGCCGGGTTGGATCAACCCTGGCCGTCAGTTTAGAAAAACGGGGTCATTCCGTGGCCATCATCGATTCCAACGCGGATTCGTTCCGGCGGTTGCCGCCCGATTTTAATGGGCAGCAAGTGACCGGGCTCGGGTTCGATCGGGATTCTCTGCGGCAGGCGGGGATTGAGGATGCTCATGGTTTTGCGGCCACGTCGTCTGGAGATAATTCTAATATCATTGCCGCGCGCGTAGTGCGTGATACGTTCGGCGTGAAAAACGTTGTGGCCCGTATCTACGATCCCGAACGCGCCGGCGTATTCAACCGGCTGGGCATCGATACGGTCACGCCTGTGACGTGGAGCGCCGATCAAATGATGCGGGAACTAATTGCCCACGGCCCGCACGTGGAATACGCCGATTCACAATACGGCGTTACGCTGATTTGGGTGGATATCGATGAATCCTGGTACGGCATGGAAGTGGCTGATATTCAGCGGATCACCGATTCTCGCGTAGCTTATATTGGACGCAACGGCGATGCCCTATTCCCACAACCCCACACCGTATTGCAAGACGGCGATGACCTCTGGCTACTCGTGGCCCAGCAACGCGCCCACGCCGTACAGCGCATCATGAACCATCACGTGCAGGAGGAACACCGATGA
- a CDS encoding DUF3159 domain-containing protein: MMTKRQSSISAITATNFDAMQAVGGVRGIIESIVPTIVFLVIFTVTQNITLAAGISLGAAAIAIVGRLLSRVDPSPAIGGVAAVLISAFMAWRSGQASDFFVWGLLVNVAYLAALLVSLAVRWPLLGVLIGAVRGEGTAWRKNRTTFRRYYSVTWLWFGLFALRAMVQLPLYFAGATNTLGIAKLVMGVPLFALVAWLSWLMIRNLPQVEQEKDSEESAQLEQALEPQQ, translated from the coding sequence CGCCAATCATCCATCTCAGCCATAACCGCAACTAACTTCGATGCCATGCAAGCCGTTGGTGGCGTGCGCGGAATTATCGAATCGATCGTTCCCACCATCGTGTTCCTCGTGATCTTTACGGTTACCCAAAACATCACGTTGGCTGCAGGAATTTCCCTGGGGGCAGCAGCGATCGCTATCGTTGGACGGCTCTTATCCCGAGTAGATCCATCGCCAGCTATCGGAGGCGTGGCGGCTGTCTTGATCTCTGCCTTTATGGCTTGGCGTAGCGGCCAAGCCTCTGATTTCTTCGTGTGGGGGTTGCTCGTTAATGTGGCCTACCTGGCGGCCTTGCTGGTGTCGCTCGCGGTGCGATGGCCGTTGCTGGGCGTGCTCATTGGGGCAGTCCGTGGCGAGGGTACCGCATGGCGTAAAAACCGCACTACGTTCCGCCGATACTATTCGGTCACGTGGCTATGGTTCGGCCTGTTCGCGCTCCGTGCGATGGTGCAGCTCCCGCTGTACTTTGCGGGAGCTACAAACACGCTAGGAATCGCGAAACTCGTGATGGGTGTTCCGCTGTTTGCCCTGGTAGCTTGGCTATCCTGGCTTATGATTCGGAACCTTCCACAGGTTGAGCAGGAGAAGGATTCTGAGGAGTCTGCGCAACTTGAGCAGGCGCTGGAGCCGCAGCAATAA
- a CDS encoding helix-turn-helix domain-containing protein — MARLNNGDNITTDVLARICQALDCNLEQIALATSPSDPSGENHERA, encoded by the coding sequence ATGGCTAGACTCAACAACGGAGACAACATCACCACCGACGTTCTCGCCCGTATCTGTCAAGCACTCGACTGCAACCTAGAACAAATCGCTCTAGCAACATCGCCGAGCGACCCAAGTGGCGAAAACCATGAGCGCGCATAG
- a CDS encoding restriction endonuclease, which translates to MKFQFDPRQPYQTSAIEAVTDLFDGQPADAEQLLTSLQYLPPQQTRDLPDVGGQEAFDVFLEIGAYGNNLVLDEGTILENLRRIQDRNGLEINDGLVDGLQFDIEMETGTGKTYVYLRTAFELAAKYKFTKFIILVPSVAIREGVRTSIQLMREHFRHLYPQINMDYTVYSGDRAEDVRDFATGTSLQFMVMTIDSIRGDKNTRIIHQQRDKLSGLRPLDYVQATRPIVMMDEPQNMESLLAQSAVADLNPLCTLRYSATHRMTRNVVYRLDPLDAHRLELVKKIVVSDALELGSAAKPYVKLLEVKRDPTFKAVLELMCRKKDGSYAKRKVTATQGADLERLSGGNLAYEGNWRINEISVLPEQIELSNFGYLRVGEEIGGNQDAVFREMIRETIREHIRKEIQVHERGIKVLSLFFIDKVASYLGEGINNLDADGEFAQAFDAIYEEERAKNEASHAFLPADPVEARSGYFAQMKRGKGKAAQMTFKDSSGKTKADDDAYELIMKDKARLLSMGEPVRFIFSHSALREGWDNPNVFQICTLRDMTSETERRQTIGRGLRLPVDQDGERVKDSGIAQLTVVANESYTAFAAALQDEYKRAGVAVGYVRRTEFAELPIVEDGKESRLGTRRSAEIWESLHERGYINAAGEVMGTWVPDQLGFTVGLPEEFEGYEDEVIRIVDGCKIESLVKPKRKRVTRTLNKQVYATPEFEQFWEKITARTTYRVSLDRADLVERCVASIKQAPPIDPIRIQVTRTGLEITRGGPKGCELGSRSAVLTDSYPLPDIILQLQESTSLTRKTIIDILLGSGRIGEFLTNPNDFIKMVTERIETELAHTLIEGIQYEPIGGSIYELRELQADGLEEKDRFIDQMYKVTNKDKTDFDYLVLDSAVERQFAQYVDGREDIKLFMKLPDKFRIPTPVGDYNPDWAIIKIEDGVDRLYLVRETKSSQDPKKRRPSENAKITAAIKHFEAIGVNYAVSSPERWTI; encoded by the coding sequence ATGAAATTCCAGTTTGACCCGCGCCAGCCGTACCAAACCAGTGCGATCGAGGCCGTCACTGACCTGTTCGATGGGCAACCAGCTGACGCGGAACAGCTTCTGACCAGCCTGCAGTATCTTCCGCCCCAGCAGACGCGCGATTTACCAGATGTCGGTGGTCAGGAAGCCTTCGACGTTTTCTTAGAGATTGGTGCGTATGGCAACAATCTTGTTCTGGACGAGGGTACGATCCTTGAGAATCTTCGTCGGATTCAGGATCGGAATGGTCTGGAGATCAACGATGGTCTGGTTGATGGGTTGCAGTTCGATATTGAGATGGAGACTGGTACGGGTAAGACGTATGTTTATTTGCGCACGGCGTTCGAGTTGGCGGCGAAGTATAAGTTCACTAAGTTTATTATTTTGGTGCCGTCGGTGGCGATTCGTGAGGGTGTGAGGACCAGTATTCAGTTGATGCGGGAGCACTTCCGTCACTTGTATCCGCAGATTAACATGGACTATACCGTGTATTCGGGTGACCGGGCTGAGGATGTGCGTGATTTTGCGACGGGTACGTCTTTGCAGTTCATGGTGATGACGATTGATTCGATCCGTGGTGATAAGAATACTCGTATTATTCACCAGCAGCGCGATAAGTTGTCTGGTTTGCGTCCGTTGGATTATGTGCAGGCGACTCGTCCGATTGTGATGATGGATGAGCCGCAGAACATGGAGTCTTTGCTTGCGCAGTCTGCTGTGGCTGATCTGAACCCGTTGTGTACGTTGCGGTATTCGGCAACTCACCGTATGACCCGCAACGTCGTGTACCGGCTCGATCCACTCGATGCGCATCGGCTGGAGCTGGTGAAAAAGATTGTCGTCTCGGATGCTCTTGAGCTTGGGAGTGCGGCTAAACCGTATGTGAAGCTGCTCGAGGTTAAACGTGACCCGACCTTCAAAGCGGTCCTTGAGTTGATGTGTCGTAAGAAGGACGGCTCGTACGCGAAACGTAAAGTGACCGCGACTCAAGGGGCGGACCTGGAGCGGCTCTCTGGCGGTAACCTGGCGTATGAGGGGAATTGGCGGATCAACGAGATCAGCGTGTTGCCTGAGCAGATTGAGCTGAGTAACTTCGGGTATCTGCGCGTAGGGGAAGAGATTGGCGGTAACCAGGATGCGGTATTCCGCGAGATGATCCGCGAGACCATCCGTGAGCACATCCGCAAGGAAATCCAGGTTCACGAGCGCGGCATTAAAGTGTTGTCGTTGTTCTTCATTGACAAGGTCGCCTCTTATCTGGGTGAGGGTATCAATAACCTTGACGCGGACGGTGAGTTCGCGCAGGCTTTCGACGCGATCTATGAAGAAGAACGAGCCAAGAACGAAGCCTCCCATGCGTTCTTACCTGCCGATCCGGTTGAGGCAAGGTCGGGCTATTTTGCTCAGATGAAGCGGGGCAAGGGCAAGGCTGCTCAGATGACGTTCAAGGATTCATCGGGCAAGACGAAGGCTGATGATGATGCTTATGAGTTGATTATGAAGGATAAGGCCCGCCTGCTGAGCATGGGTGAGCCGGTTCGGTTCATCTTCTCCCATTCAGCGCTTCGTGAGGGGTGGGATAACCCGAACGTGTTCCAGATTTGCACGCTGCGTGACATGACCTCAGAAACGGAGCGCCGTCAGACGATCGGGCGCGGTTTGCGCTTGCCAGTTGATCAGGATGGTGAGCGCGTCAAGGACTCAGGAATCGCACAGTTGACGGTGGTTGCCAATGAGTCGTACACGGCGTTCGCTGCTGCGTTGCAGGACGAGTACAAGCGTGCCGGTGTTGCCGTTGGTTACGTGCGTAGGACTGAGTTTGCTGAGCTGCCGATCGTTGAGGACGGTAAGGAATCCCGCCTTGGCACGCGCCGCTCCGCTGAAATCTGGGAGTCCTTGCATGAGCGCGGTTACATCAACGCGGCAGGTGAAGTCATGGGCACGTGGGTTCCCGATCAGCTCGGTTTCACTGTCGGACTGCCTGAAGAGTTCGAGGGTTATGAAGATGAGGTGATTCGCATCGTTGACGGATGCAAGATCGAATCCCTGGTCAAGCCTAAGCGTAAGCGTGTGACCCGGACTTTGAACAAGCAGGTCTATGCCACCCCAGAGTTTGAACAGTTCTGGGAGAAGATCACGGCGCGCACGACCTACCGGGTGAGTTTGGACCGTGCCGATCTGGTCGAGCGGTGTGTGGCCAGCATCAAGCAAGCCCCACCAATCGATCCGATCCGTATCCAGGTGACTCGTACGGGGCTTGAGATTACCCGGGGTGGGCCGAAAGGTTGTGAACTGGGGTCTCGTTCGGCGGTGCTCACGGATTCGTACCCGTTGCCGGACATTATCTTGCAGCTCCAGGAATCCACATCGCTGACCCGTAAAACGATCATCGACATTCTGCTGGGTTCGGGGCGTATCGGTGAATTCCTGACCAACCCGAATGATTTCATCAAGATGGTCACCGAGCGCATCGAGACCGAGCTTGCTCACACCCTCATTGAAGGGATCCAGTATGAGCCGATCGGTGGGAGCATCTATGAGTTGCGTGAGCTCCAGGCCGATGGACTTGAAGAGAAGGACCGGTTCATCGACCAGATGTACAAGGTGACCAACAAGGACAAGACCGACTTTGACTACCTTGTGCTTGATTCAGCCGTAGAACGCCAGTTCGCGCAGTATGTGGATGGGCGTGAGGACATTAAGTTGTTCATGAAACTGCCCGACAAGTTCCGTATCCCAACACCTGTTGGTGACTATAACCCGGACTGGGCGATCATCAAGATCGAAGATGGGGTCGATCGGCTTTATTTGGTTCGTGAGACGAAGTCGAGCCAGGACCCAAAGAAGCGTCGCCCATCTGAGAATGCGAAGATCACGGCAGCGATCAAGCACTTCGAAGCTATCGGGGTGAACTATGCGGTGAGTTCTCCGGAACGCTGGACAATCTAA
- a CDS encoding potassium channel family protein: MKVLIGGAGSVGRSIARELAARGHDIFIVDRSPQAMRVASVPAADWILGDACELDTLDHVGMDTTDIVVAATGDDKANLVLSLLAKTEFGIPRVIARVNNPANEWLFDESWGVDVAVSTPRIMTNLIEDAVGDGTFARKLDFIETQASMFQGQVAKGAPIVGTLLGDLVLPPDFLVASVLRDGTALVADADLTIDAGDQLVVIGNLNNDVAPADLNALIAAAPAPAQVAQTPQNPSPAQPVEGSES, translated from the coding sequence ATGAAAGTTCTTATTGGAGGGGCCGGCTCGGTTGGGCGTTCGATCGCGCGCGAACTTGCGGCACGTGGCCACGACATTTTTATCGTGGATCGTTCACCGCAGGCTATGCGCGTAGCGTCTGTGCCTGCCGCCGATTGGATTCTGGGCGATGCGTGCGAACTCGATACGTTGGACCACGTCGGCATGGACACCACTGACATCGTGGTAGCCGCCACCGGCGACGACAAGGCAAACCTGGTGTTGTCACTTCTTGCCAAAACCGAATTCGGCATCCCTCGCGTAATCGCCCGCGTGAACAATCCTGCCAACGAATGGCTATTTGACGAATCGTGGGGCGTAGACGTTGCCGTATCCACTCCGCGTATCATGACCAACCTAATTGAAGATGCCGTTGGCGATGGCACCTTCGCTCGCAAGCTCGATTTCATCGAAACACAGGCATCCATGTTCCAGGGGCAGGTTGCAAAGGGCGCACCTATCGTGGGCACGCTACTTGGCGATCTAGTTTTACCGCCAGATTTTCTGGTGGCGTCCGTTCTTCGCGACGGCACCGCCTTGGTTGCCGACGCCGATCTGACGATCGACGCCGGCGATCAGCTCGTTGTTATCGGCAACTTGAACAATGACGTGGCCCCGGCCGATCTGAACGCACTTATTGCTGCGGCTCCAGCGCCTGCTCAAGTTGCGCAGACTCCTCAGAATCCTTCTCCTGCTCAACCTGTGGAAGGTTCCGAATCATAA
- a CDS encoding APC family permease: protein MLILRSASLAITGSEISLAFSLGLGGFGITLYVLNLLARAVPRRSFHQIAHTYIGGWAGVLLAAAKILAFAILIMLGVDLLTIGVVAIVGQNEWSVWLPPVVIALLAIPSLFARLQAPITWTRWLTFIGIGGLVIVLAAGLSREAFGHIDYSVINEARKEAFESAPLISRYFPRIDSALGALFPAGLAVLMSERVMVAPDDRRVGARTQLRVFVPAFFLIALTLYFAVVLFLPGRRLSVPAIPIATALFGYPGTVVMAVMLGFVGLATAYASYRQLPRLIRDLAVDTLLPRRLAARDAIRPRKMIVLVIALLATTATAFLDSTRSLGSVCVFITCVMMLVTSVAMVYRSRSILNDSTNAEERSQAYILQWVFLLYGFFDIAVLALISWVHPEWSIASVVLLIVPGAFLWGYRRGQTKVSDALEADDDISARRLPTRVHGLVLIEGCDQPALKAVAWARAMRLSSLSAVLLDMDPAVTRRVRTQWSAARIPVSLTILGTPRGAVRGPFIEHVRALRKFHPDDVIEVFVPRVISTGWWDRFYVRHSTPKILSELKLEPGVMVTEVPYRIDVSGWNVDDSYEENYRRGG, encoded by the coding sequence ATGCTTATTCTACGGTCTGCATCGCTGGCGATCACGGGTTCTGAGATTTCTTTAGCGTTTTCGCTGGGTTTGGGCGGTTTTGGAATTACGTTGTATGTGTTGAATTTGTTGGCTAGGGCGGTGCCGCGCCGTTCGTTCCATCAGATTGCTCACACGTATATTGGTGGTTGGGCTGGTGTTTTGCTGGCGGCTGCGAAGATTTTGGCGTTTGCGATTTTGATTATGCTGGGCGTTGATCTGTTGACGATTGGCGTGGTTGCGATCGTGGGCCAGAACGAGTGGTCTGTGTGGTTGCCGCCGGTGGTGATTGCGTTGTTGGCGATTCCGAGTTTATTTGCACGGCTTCAGGCACCGATTACGTGGACTCGTTGGCTCACGTTTATTGGTATTGGTGGCCTTGTTATCGTGCTGGCTGCGGGGCTATCGCGTGAGGCGTTTGGTCATATTGATTATTCAGTGATAAACGAGGCGCGTAAGGAAGCGTTTGAATCGGCGCCGTTGATTAGCCGTTATTTCCCGCGTATTGATAGTGCGTTGGGTGCGCTGTTCCCGGCTGGTTTGGCCGTGTTGATGTCTGAACGTGTGATGGTTGCGCCCGATGATCGGCGTGTTGGGGCGCGTACCCAGTTGCGTGTGTTTGTTCCAGCGTTTTTCTTGATTGCACTCACGTTGTATTTTGCGGTGGTACTGTTTTTGCCTGGGCGCCGGTTGTCTGTTCCGGCAATTCCGATTGCTACGGCGTTGTTCGGTTATCCGGGTACTGTTGTGATGGCTGTGATGCTTGGGTTTGTTGGGTTGGCTACCGCGTATGCCTCGTATCGTCAGCTTCCGCGTTTGATTCGCGATTTGGCGGTGGACACGTTGTTGCCTCGCCGGTTGGCGGCACGTGATGCGATTCGCCCGCGCAAGATGATCGTTTTGGTGATTGCCTTGTTGGCAACTACGGCTACCGCGTTTTTGGATTCCACGCGTTCGCTTGGGAGCGTGTGTGTGTTTATTACGTGCGTGATGATGCTTGTGACCTCGGTTGCGATGGTGTATCGTTCCCGGTCGATTTTGAACGATTCCACGAACGCCGAAGAACGTTCTCAGGCATACATTTTGCAGTGGGTATTTTTGCTTTACGGCTTCTTCGACATCGCCGTTTTGGCCCTCATTTCCTGGGTTCACCCCGAATGGAGCATTGCGTCCGTGGTTCTGTTGATTGTTCCAGGCGCGTTTTTGTGGGGCTATCGCCGCGGGCAGACGAAAGTTTCGGATGCGTTGGAGGCGGACGACGACATTTCGGCACGTCGCCTTCCCACTCGCGTTCACGGGTTGGTTCTGATTGAAGGATGCGATCAGCCCGCGCTGAAGGCTGTGGCGTGGGCGCGGGCGATGCGCTTATCGTCGTTGTCTGCTGTGTTGTTGGATATGGACCCGGCGGTCACTCGCCGTGTTCGAACTCAGTGGAGTGCGGCACGGATTCCTGTTTCCCTCACGATTTTGGGTACCCCTCGTGGCGCGGTGCGTGGGCCGTTTATTGAACATGTGCGCGCTTTGCGGAAGTTCCACCCAGATGATGTGATTGAGGTGTTTGTTCCACGCGTGATTTCTACCGGGTGGTGGGATCGTTTCTATGTCCGGCATTCAACGCCGAAGATCCTGAGCGAACTTAAACTTGAACCCGGTGTGATGGTGACGGAGGTTCCGTACCGTATCGATGTGAGCGGTTGGAATGTAGATGATAGCTATGAAGAGAACTATCGGCGCGGTGGCTGA
- a CDS encoding site-specific DNA-methyltransferase, which translates to MSDTINQVPSTTPDFTTEVANKLAQLFPEVVADGKVDIDKLKIILGVDVDDARERFGLTWPGKAQAIRAAQTPTTATLMPDKENSVDWDATQNVFIEGDNLEVLKVLQKHYYGQIKMIYIDPPYNTGNDFVYADNFTDSIGNYLEITGQADGGGRLSTNSESAGRFHSNWLNMMYPRLKLARSLLAEDGAIAVSIDDDELPRLRMMLDEIFGASNFYACICWQKKYSPANDAKRFSDMHDFILVYQRSDKFKRGLFPRTEENNKPYRYDDGDGRGAYRTGDLSVRTYSAANDYPIQNPTTGELHNPPAGRSWSVNSESMAQLLEENRIYWGSDGLGAPQLKRYLSEVQQGTVPTTWWSHEFAGHNDEARKEIRALFDTTAVFDTPKPTRLLRRLLQVCTSSETEDVVLDFFAGSGTTAHAVMAQNIEDGGNRRCISVQLPEPLAGNALNSVLGITTIADISRERIRRAGAKILEEESAKLDGRADSLDVGFRAYKLVDTNFTKWRADSGLSEDELVGLFAELADSADDHARPEALLIEVLLKLGFSLTEKIETVEVVGLSVFSVADGLVLAYLDEHNQPTLDQLRALVGEEPERLVVLEDAFQGNDELKTNLVQECRSHNVDLWTA; encoded by the coding sequence ATGTCAGACACGATCAATCAAGTCCCAAGCACAACACCCGATTTCACGACAGAGGTGGCGAACAAGCTCGCTCAACTGTTCCCAGAAGTCGTGGCCGACGGGAAAGTTGACATCGATAAGCTCAAAATCATCCTCGGGGTCGATGTTGATGACGCCCGTGAGAGGTTCGGTCTGACCTGGCCCGGCAAGGCACAAGCCATCCGAGCAGCGCAAACACCGACGACGGCAACACTGATGCCCGACAAAGAGAACTCTGTAGATTGGGACGCCACCCAAAACGTGTTCATTGAGGGTGACAACCTCGAAGTCCTCAAAGTCCTGCAGAAGCACTACTACGGGCAGATCAAGATGATCTACATCGATCCGCCATATAACACCGGTAACGACTTCGTTTACGCCGATAATTTCACAGACTCTATAGGTAACTATCTTGAAATTACAGGACAGGCCGACGGGGGGGGGAGACTCTCCACTAATTCTGAGTCAGCTGGCCGTTTTCACTCCAACTGGCTCAACATGATGTATCCACGCCTCAAACTAGCGAGGAGTCTTCTGGCTGAAGATGGGGCAATCGCAGTCAGCATTGATGATGATGAGTTACCTCGTCTGCGAATGATGCTCGACGAGATTTTCGGTGCAAGTAACTTTTATGCGTGTATCTGCTGGCAGAAAAAGTACTCGCCCGCGAACGATGCGAAACGCTTCTCCGACATGCATGACTTTATCCTCGTTTATCAGCGCTCCGATAAATTCAAGCGTGGTTTATTTCCGCGAACTGAGGAGAATAACAAACCGTATCGGTATGACGATGGCGATGGACGGGGCGCCTACCGTACTGGTGACTTGTCCGTTCGCACATACAGTGCGGCTAATGATTATCCAATTCAGAATCCGACTACTGGTGAGCTTCATAACCCGCCTGCTGGCCGTTCGTGGAGCGTTAACAGTGAATCGATGGCTCAGTTGCTTGAAGAGAATCGAATTTATTGGGGCTCTGATGGGCTAGGCGCACCTCAGCTCAAACGTTATCTCTCTGAAGTTCAGCAAGGTACTGTTCCAACGACTTGGTGGTCACACGAGTTTGCTGGCCATAATGATGAGGCACGTAAGGAGATTCGTGCACTCTTTGACACCACGGCTGTCTTCGACACACCAAAACCAACTCGACTTTTGCGTCGACTGCTACAAGTATGCACTTCAAGTGAAACGGAAGATGTTGTCCTTGACTTCTTTGCTGGGTCAGGTACTACCGCGCACGCTGTTATGGCTCAGAACATCGAGGACGGAGGGAACCGCCGGTGTATCTCAGTCCAGCTTCCTGAACCACTTGCAGGCAACGCTCTGAATTCCGTCCTTGGTATTACGACGATTGCGGATATTTCGCGTGAGCGCATCCGCCGTGCTGGGGCGAAGATTCTGGAGGAGGAGTCTGCCAAGTTGGACGGGCGTGCGGATTCGTTGGATGTGGGTTTCCGTGCTTATAAGTTGGTGGATACGAACTTTACCAAGTGGAGGGCGGATTCTGGTCTGTCTGAGGATGAGCTGGTTGGTTTGTTTGCTGAGTTGGCTGACTCGGCTGACGATCATGCCCGACCCGAGGCGCTGTTGATTGAGGTGTTGTTGAAGCTTGGGTTTTCGTTGACGGAGAAAATCGAAACTGTTGAGGTCGTGGGCTTAAGCGTGTTTAGTGTGGCTGATGGCCTGGTGTTGGCTTATTTGGATGAACACAACCAGCCTACGTTGGATCAGCTGCGCGCTCTTGTCGGTGAGGAGCCGGAGCGTCTGGTGGTTTTGGAGGATGCGTTCCAGGGCAATGATGAGTTGAAGACGAATCTGGTGCAGGAGTGCCGCAGCCATAATGTTGATCTGTGGACGGCGTAG